The Bacillaceae bacterium IKA-2 DNA window GCTAGCTGAAATTGCGATAATTATCAAAAAGCGCAATGTTAATATTATAAGTGTCTTAGTATATCCAGCAAAAGAAATAGGGTACAAAGTACTTGTATTCCGAATCCAATCTATGGATCCTAGGGGGGTCATTTCTGATATTGAAAAGGAAGGCTATAAAATTTTGTGGCCTAATTTACCGGAGATGACAAAATGAAAAATGCTGCTTTTGTTTACTCACAAGAACAGCAAACGTATAAATTTAGCAGTGATCACCCCTTTAACCAAAAAAGACTTGATTTAACCTTTGACTTATTAACCAAATCTGACGCTATTAATCCTGAGGATATTATTGCGCCTCGAATGGCAACAGACGAAGAATTACTCTTAATTCATGAAAAAGATTATATAGAAGCAGTCAAGCTTGCAGGCAAAGGAGAATTGAAAACTTCGATTGCAACAAATTATGGAATTGGTACAGACGATACACCAATGTTTGCTAATATGCATGAGGCGGCCTCTCTGCTTGTTGGAGGAACATTAACAGCCGTAGACTTAGTTATGCAAGGAAAATATCTACACGCCTGTAACTTAAGTGGCGGGCTCCACCATGGCTTTAAAGGTAGAGCTTCTGGATTTTGTATTTACAACGATAGCTCAATCGCCATTGAATACATGCGTAAAAATTATAACGCAAGAGTCTTATATGTAGATACAGATGCCCATCACGGTGATGGAGTTCAATGGGCATTTTACGACAATGATGACGTTTGCACATTATCAATACATGAAACTGGACGTTTCCTATTTCCAGGCACAGGAAATGTTAATGAGCGTGGCAGTGGCAAAGGTTACGGGTATTCAGTAAATATACCTGTTGATCCGTTTACTGAGGATGAATCTTGGCTAGACGCATATAGAAAATCCTTAAGAGAAGTAGCTGAATTTTTTAAACCAGATGTAATCATTACGCAAAATGGTGCTGATTCTCACTTTTTCGATCCACTTACACACCTTTGTTCCACAATGGAAATTTATCGTCAAATTCCAAAATTAGCACACGAAATTGCTCATGAATTTTGTGGTGGTAAATGGATAGCGGTAGGTGGCGGCGGTTATGATATTTGGCGTGTTGTCCCCCGAGCATGGTCATTAGTTTGGTTGGAGATGAGTGATAATCAAATTGGTACAGGGCTAATTCCAGAAGCCTGGCTAGCAAAGTGGCAGAAAGAATCTCCTGTCCAATTATCAGAAACATGGGAAGACATCCCTCCTGTTTACCCTGAAATACCAAGAAAAAAAGAGATAACGGAAAAAAATTTTTTAACGGTCGAAAAAGCGCTTTCACACATTCGTAACGAAGTAGCTAAAAAAAAGGCGCAATTAGTAGAGGAATAATGACTAGTTTGCTAGTTGGTTAGGAAAGCCAAAGACTATTAAGGGCGGTTAGAATGTTGGGAAGGGGAAAGTTGGAGTGGGATGGGAGTTCAAATGCTTTAAGAGCTTTTGACCTTAAACTTACTATTCCACCTTTCCACCTCTTACATACTCTTTATCATTGATTTGACAATTGTAAACGAGCGCTCTGAGGCAAGCTTTGTAAACTCTGCAAAATTGACATTTGCATCACCATTTGCTTTGTCAGACATCGATCGAATAACGACAAAAGGAATATCGTTAAGCATGGCAACATGAGCAACAGCCGCTCCTTCCATTTCCACGCACTTTCCATCAAAAAGTAAAGCTAGCTCTTTTACTTTTTCGTAATTAGCAATAAATTGATCGCCACTTAATATTCTTCCTTTACTAACTTTTATATCTCGGAGAGAGTTAGCTGCTTGTTCGGCTAACTTAACTAACAATTCGCTCGCTGGAAAATCTGATGGGTAGTCAAACATCGGTACCTCGCCGACTTTAAAGCCTAAAGCCGAAGCATCAAGATCATGTTGAATCGCACTTGTGCTTATAACGATATCGCCAATATCAAGCTGTGGATCAACAGCTCCTGCAACTCCTGTAAAAATAATATGCGATACTAAAAATTGATCAACGAGAAGTTGGGTTGTAATTGCTGCATTAACTTTCCCGACCCCTGATTTACAAATCACAACTTCTTTTCCTTCGAAAACACCGATATAAAAAGTAATCGTAGCCTTTACGACCTCTTTTTTTATCACGATATTTTCCTTTAATAACTTTATTTCCTCATCCATCGCACCTATGATCCCTATTTTCATCTCAACCATCCTTTCAGTCATTTACCAAACTTAATATTGTTCACTTTCACTATAGGTAGGGTCTGAAATAACAATGACAACACGTCGATTTTTTTGAAGATTTTCTGACGTCGTATTTGGAACAACTGGCCTTGTTTCCCCGTAACCTACTGCCATAAATCGAAATGATTCAACTTGACTATTATCGGCTAAATAACGAATTACACTGCTTGCTCTTGCACCTGATAATTCCCAGTTAGATGGATAGCGAAATGTATTAATTGGACGACTGTCAGTATGTCCTTCTACTTTTACTAAGTTTGGAATCGCTTCAAGTAAAGTGCCCACTTTTGTTAAAAATGGATGAGCCCCCTCTAATATTACTGCTTCTGCGCTTTCAAAAAGATTTCGTTCTTGAAGCACGAGTACTACACCTCTATCGTCACGCGTGGCCGATATGACGTCATTTAACCGATTGTCTAATAAAAACTGCTGTACCTCTTGCAAAAGTTTATCTAGCTCTTGGTCAACCTCTTTTTTTTGAAGTTCATTTAGAGGATCATCAAGATCATCAAAGGGATCCCTTTTTATATCTATATCTTCTGCAGGATTATCAAATGGTATTAATGATGGATAAAAATCAAAAATTGCTCGATCTTGAAAAGAATCCGCTACTGCCCTAAATTTCGTTGCGTCTACAACTGACATCGAAAATAATAAAATGAAGAATACTAGAATAAGAGTCATTAAGTCGGAAAAAGTAACCATCCATCGCGGAGCTCCTTTATCTTGTTTTTGTTGACGTCTACGCTCCATCAACAGCCACTCCCCCCTTTTCTTCGCCCTTAATCTTCTTTCCTGCCTCAGGTAAAAATGCACTTAATTTTTCTTGCAAAATTTTCGGATTTTGACCTGATTGAACCCCAATAACTCCTTCAACGATAATTTGCTTAATAAAAACTTCTTCTTCTGTTTTATTTGCTAGTTTACTAGCCATTGGAATAAAAACTAGATTAGCAAGTAACGAGCCGTAAAGAGTAGTTAATAAAGCAATAGCCATGTTAGGACCTAATGTAGAAGGATCATTTAAATTTTGGAGCATTAGCACTAATCCAATTAATGTTCCAATCATTCCCCAAGCAGGTGCATATTCACCACACTTTTCAATAATTGACCGCCCTTTGCGATGACGTTCCTCCATCGCAACTACTTCCGCCATCATGATATCTTTAATAATATCTGGTTCAATCCCATCTACTGCCAGCAAAACCCCTTTTCTAATAAATGGATCTTGGACATCATCAAGGCTAGCTTCTAGAGCCAAAAGTCCTTCTCTTCTAGCTTTTGTCGATAATTCTATAAACGTACTAATCAAAGTTGGTAAATCTTGGCGATCTTCCCGAAAAGCTTCTTTAAATACCTTCGGAAGAAGCTTAATCTCCGAAATTGAGAAATTTATTAAAAGTGCTGCTGCCAAACCACCAAAAACCACCAAAATTGATGCAATTTGAATAAAGTAAATTACCCCAGAAGGTCCCGAATTACTTAAAATAGCAAACATAACTGCTAAAAGGCCGACAATAATTCCTATCGGTGTCAATTTATCAAATTTTTTCATAACCCTCTCCCTAACCACTCAATCCTCAGATCTTTTTGTTATTCTATTTTGTAGATTGTCTATATTCAATCCGATGAGGGAGTATTACTACCTCGTCCGTTACTTCTTCTTTTTTCATGTACTTTGTTAGTAACCGCATCGAAACGGCGCCTATATCGTACATAGGCTGCACGACTGTCGTTAGCGTTGGACGAACCATTGCGGCTAATTTCGTATTGTCGAAACCAATTACTTCAATATCATTAGGAACATGGAGACCTCTATCTTGGGCACCATGGATAATTCCTAATGCCATTTCATCTGTACCAGCAAAAATAGCTGTCGGACGCTCTCTTAAACTTAGAAAATTCTCCATAGCCTCCATCCCTGAATCATATGTGTAATCACCTACAACAACATAATCTTCATTAAATGGTATTTTAGCTTCCTCAATAGCTTTGCGAAAGCCTAAATATTTTTGATAGCCATTGACCGGATCTTCTAGTGAACCTGTCAACATGGCGATTTTTGTGTGCCCATTTCCTATTAAAACCTTAACTGCATCATAGGCTGCCTCTTGGTAATTAATATTAACTGATGGGAACTCTTTTTTGGGGTCAACAGTTGCTGATAAAACAATCGGAACTGGTGAACGTTTAAATTCTACGACATGCTCTTCTGTAATTTGTCCACCCATAAAGACAATACCGTCTACTTGTTTTTCTAATAGTGTATTAATTAAATGTATTTCTTTATCTTTGTTTTGATCTGAATTGCATAAAATAATATTATATTTATACATAGTGGCAATATCTTCTATACCTCTTGCCAATTCTGCAAAAAAGATTCTTGATATATCCGGTATGATCACACCAACAGTTGTGGTTCGCTTACTAGCTAACCCACGGGCAACTGCATTAGGACGATAACCTAGCATTTCTATTGCTTCTAAGACTTTTTTCCTAGTTGTTGGTTTAACATTTGGATTTCCGTTTACGACACGGGAAACTGTTGCCATAGAAACGCCTGCTTCTCTAGCTACATCATAAATTGTTTTCACGATATGTAATCCTCCTCTATATAATTACCTATTAATATTTTTCATCTTTTCCTGTTATCTTGTTTTAATAATGCAGTCATCGTATACATTTTTTTGAGACCAAGTATTGCTTACTTCTTTTTATATCGACAAGATACGCGGAATATTTCAGTTAATTAGCAATTATTTAGCCGTTTTTTTTTCAAATGACTGCCTGCTTAATGTACAAATTAACTCTATTGTCATTGTACACTAAAATACGACCATTTATGGAAGTGATAATACTCCTTATTTTTCTTTTTAATAAATGAATTTTATAATCCAGATTTAACGCCACTAGGATACTACATCTGGTTGGATTAAAACATATTCAACTAGATGTAGCTTAACGTGGCTAATATAATGGTATTATGAAATTCATTCTAATTATAAAGAATTTTTTTCGGATAT harbors:
- a CDS encoding acetoin utilization protein AcuC, with the protein product MKNAAFVYSQEQQTYKFSSDHPFNQKRLDLTFDLLTKSDAINPEDIIAPRMATDEELLLIHEKDYIEAVKLAGKGELKTSIATNYGIGTDDTPMFANMHEAASLLVGGTLTAVDLVMQGKYLHACNLSGGLHHGFKGRASGFCIYNDSSIAIEYMRKNYNARVLYVDTDAHHGDGVQWAFYDNDDVCTLSIHETGRFLFPGTGNVNERGSGKGYGYSVNIPVDPFTEDESWLDAYRKSLREVAEFFKPDVIITQNGADSHFFDPLTHLCSTMEIYRQIPKLAHEIAHEFCGGKWIAVGGGGYDIWRVVPRAWSLVWLEMSDNQIGTGLIPEAWLAKWQKESPVQLSETWEDIPPVYPEIPRKKEITEKNFLTVEKALSHIRNEVAKKKAQLVEE
- the ccpA gene encoding catabolite control protein A, giving the protein MVKTIYDVAREAGVSMATVSRVVNGNPNVKPTTRKKVLEAIEMLGYRPNAVARGLASKRTTTVGVIIPDISRIFFAELARGIEDIATMYKYNIILCNSDQNKDKEIHLINTLLEKQVDGIVFMGGQITEEHVVEFKRSPVPIVLSATVDPKKEFPSVNINYQEAAYDAVKVLIGNGHTKIAMLTGSLEDPVNGYQKYLGFRKAIEEAKIPFNEDYVVVGDYTYDSGMEAMENFLSLRERPTAIFAGTDEMALGIIHGAQDRGLHVPNDIEVIGFDNTKLAAMVRPTLTTVVQPMYDIGAVSMRLLTKYMKKEEVTDEVVILPHRIEYRQSTK
- the motS gene encoding flagellar motor protein MotS, yielding MERRRQQKQDKGAPRWMVTFSDLMTLILVFFILLFSMSVVDATKFRAVADSFQDRAIFDFYPSLIPFDNPAEDIDIKRDPFDDLDDPLNELQKKEVDQELDKLLQEVQQFLLDNRLNDVISATRDDRGVVLVLQERNLFESAEAVILEGAHPFLTKVGTLLEAIPNLVKVEGHTDSRPINTFRYPSNWELSGARASSVIRYLADNSQVESFRFMAVGYGETRPVVPNTTSENLQKNRRVVIVISDPTYSESEQY
- the motP gene encoding flagellar motor protein MotP produces the protein MKKFDKLTPIGIIVGLLAVMFAILSNSGPSGVIYFIQIASILVVFGGLAAALLINFSISEIKLLPKVFKEAFREDRQDLPTLISTFIELSTKARREGLLALEASLDDVQDPFIRKGVLLAVDGIEPDIIKDIMMAEVVAMEERHRKGRSIIEKCGEYAPAWGMIGTLIGLVLMLQNLNDPSTLGPNMAIALLTTLYGSLLANLVFIPMASKLANKTEEEVFIKQIIVEGVIGVQSGQNPKILQEKLSAFLPEAGKKIKGEEKGGVAVDGA
- a CDS encoding 5'-methylthioadenosine/adenosylhomocysteine nucleosidase, with the translated sequence MKIGIIGAMDEEIKLLKENIVIKKEVVKATITFYIGVFEGKEVVICKSGVGKVNAAITTQLLVDQFLVSHIIFTGVAGAVDPQLDIGDIVISTSAIQHDLDASALGFKVGEVPMFDYPSDFPASELLVKLAEQAANSLRDIKVSKGRILSGDQFIANYEKVKELALLFDGKCVEMEGAAVAHVAMLNDIPFVVIRSMSDKANGDANVNFAEFTKLASERSFTIVKSMIKSM